From a single Vitis vinifera cultivar Pinot Noir 40024 chromosome 18, ASM3070453v1 genomic region:
- the LOC100251142 gene encoding disease resistance protein RPV1-like: MAPTTRSSDFSLGWSWDVFLSFRGEDTRFTFTDHLYSALCQQKGIRTFRDNEGLHRGEEIGSSLLKAIEESRMCIVVFSKTYAHSKWCLDELAKIMECKTQKGQIVVPVFYHVDPCDVRNQTRSFGEAFDKYQKVPEDKVMRWKAALTEAANLSGYHVQDGYESQAIQRIVQDILSRNLKLLHVGDKLIGMERRLKEMASLIHIDSNDVRMIGISGIDGIGKTTLAKVVYNTIVHQFDGASFLLNISSQQLSLLQLQKQLLRDILGEDIPTISDNSEGSYEIRRMFMSKKVLVVFDDVNTYFQLESLIQNRSTFGPGSRIIVTSGNKNLLAGLGGDAFYEAKELNCKEATQLFSLHAFHMNSPQKGFIGLSRCIVDYCKGLPIALEVLGSLLFGKKKFEWKSVLQRLEKRPNMQIQNVLMRCFQTLDDSMKDVFLDVACFFKGEDLDFVERILEYGRLGTRVLNDRSLISIFDKKLLMHDLMQKACWEIVRQQDHNEPGKWSRLWDPEDVHHVLTKNTGTERIEGIFLNMSLSNEMHLTSDAFKKMTRLRLLRVYQNAENNSIVSNTVHLPRDFKFPSHELRYLHWDGWTLESLPSNFDGEKLGELSLRHSSLKYLWKRRKRLPKLVVIDLGNSQHLLECPNLSFAPRVERLILDGCTSLPEVHPSVTKLKRLTILNVKNCKMLHYFPSITGLESLEVLNLSGCSKIDKFPEIQGCMENLLELNLEGTAIVELPPSVVFLPRLVLLDMKNCKNLMILPSNIYSLKSLGTLVLSGCSGLEIFPEIMEDMECLQELLLDGTSIKELSPSIVHLKGLQLLNMRKCKNLRSLPNSICSLRSLETLIVSGCSKLSKLPEDLGRLQFLMKLQADGTAITQPPLSLFHLRNLKELSFRRCKGSTSNSWISSLLFRLLHRENSDGTGLQLPYLSGLYSLKYLDLSGCNLTDRSINDNLGHLRFLEELNLSRNNLVTVPEEVNRLSHLRVISVNQCKSLQEISKLPPSIKLLDAGDCISLESLSVLSPQSPQFLSSSSCLRLVTFKLPNCFALAQDNVATILEKLHQNFLPEIEYSIVLPGSTIPEWFQHPSIGSSVTIELPPNWHNKDFLGFALCSVFSLEEDEIIQGPGLICCNFEFREGPYLTSSISWTHSGDRVVETDRSHMAGVSTWC, encoded by the exons ATGGCTCCAACGACAAGATCAAGTGACTTTTCTCTTGGATGGAGTTGGGACGTCTTTTTGAGCTTTAGAGGTGAAGACACTCGCTTCACTTTTACTGATCATCTTTATTCCGCTTTGTGTCAACAGAAGGGCATCCGCACCTTCAGAGACAATGAAGGACTTCATAGAGGAGAAGAGATCGGGTCATCACTCTTGAAGGCTATTGAAGAATCGAGGATGTGTATTGTGGTTTTTTCGAAAACCTATGCTCACTCAAAATGGTGCTTGGATGAGCTGGCCAAGATCATGGAGTGCAAGACACAAAAGGGACAGATAGTTGTGCCAGTTTTCTACCATGTGGATCCATGTGATGTGCGAAATCAGACGCGGAGTTTTGGAGAAGCATTTGATAAATACCAGAAGGTCCCGGAAGATAAGGTGATGAGATGGAAGGCGGCGTTAACGGAAGCAGCCAATTTGTCTGGATACCATGTGCAGGATGG GTATGAATCACAGGCTATTCAGAGAATTGTTCAAGACATTTTAAGTAGGAATCTTAAACTCTTACATGTTGGTGATAAGCTGATTGGAATGGAACGTCGTTTGAAGGAAATGGCCTCGCTAATACATATTGACTCAAATGATGTCCGCATGATTGGGATAAGTGGAATTGATGGAATAGGCAAGACAACTCTAGCCAAAGTTGTGTATAACACAATTGTTCATCAATTCGATGGTGCTAGCTTTCTTTTGAATATTAGTAGTCAACAATTGAGTTTGCTTCAGTTACAAAAGCAACTTCTTAGAGATATTCTAGGGGAAGATATTCCGACCATAAGCGACAATTCTGAAGGGAGTTATGAAATAAGGCGTATGTTTATGTCTAAAAAGGTTCTTGTTGTTTTTGATGATGTTAATACTTATTTTCAATTGGAATCCTTAATTCAAAATCGCAGTACATTTGGTCCAGGTAGTAGAATTATTGTAACATCTGGAAACAAAAATTTGCTTGCTGGGTTGGGAGGGGATGCATTCTATGAGGCTAAGGAATTAAATTGTAAGGAAGCTACACAACTCTTTTCTTTGCATGCGTTTCACATGAACAGTCCTCAAAAAGGTTTTATAGGCCTATCGAGATGCATAGTAGATTATTGTAAGGGACTTCCAATAGCTCTTGAAGTTCTAGGTTCTCTCTTGTTTGGtaagaaaaaatttgaatgGAAAAGTGTACTACAAAGGCTGGAGAAACGACCTAACATGCAAATCCAAAATGTGCTTATGAGATGTTTTCAAACACTGGATGATTCTATGAAAGATGTATTCCTCGATGTTGCATGCTTCTTCAAAGGAGAGGACTTGGATTTTGTTGAACGAATACTTGAGTATGGTCGCCTCGGAACGCGAGTGCTTAATGACAGATCTCTCATTAGTATTTTTGACAAGAAGTTATTGATGCATGATTTGATGCAAAAAGCTTGTTGGGAAATTGTTCGGCAGCAAGATCATAATGAACCTGGAAAATGGAGCAGATTGTGGGATCCTGAAGATGTTCATCATGTATTGACAAAAAATACG GGGACAGAGAGAATTGAAGGCATATTCCTAAACATGTCTCTATCAAATGAAATGCATCTTACCTCTGATGCTTTCAAAAAAATGACAAGACTTAGATTGCTCCGAGTCTATCAAAATGCAGAAAATAATTCTATAGTTTCTAACACCGTCCATCTTCCTCGAGATTTTAAATTTCCTTCTCATGAGTTGAGATATCTCCATTGGGATGGATGGACTTTGGAGTCATTGCCATCAAATTTTGATGGTGAGAAATTGGGTGAACTCAGTTTGAGGCATAGCAGCTTAAAATACCTCTGGAAAAGGCGTAAG CGTCTTCCAAAGTTAGTAGTCATCGATCTCGGTAACTCTCAACACCTTCTGGAATGTCCAAACTTGTCTTTTGCACCACGTGTGGAGCGGCTAATTCTTGACGGTTGTACGAGTTTGCCTGAGGTGCACCCATCAGTTACAAAGCTGAAGAGACTTACGATCTTGAATGTGAAAAACTGCAAGATGCTTCACTATTTTCCAAGCATCACTGGATTGGAATCACTTGAAGTTCTTAACCTCTCCGGCTGCTCTAAAATTGACAAGTTTCCAGAGATCCAAGGGTGTATGGAAAATTTGTTGGAGCTTAATTTGGAAGGGACTGCTATTGTAGAACTTCCCCCTTCAGTGGTGTTTCTCCCAAGACTTGTTTTATTGGATATGAAAAACTGCAAAAACCTTATGATTCTTCCAAGCAACATTTATTCTTTGAAATCCCTGGGAACTCTGGTGCTCTCTGGCTGTTCAGGTCTAgagatttttccggaaatcatggAGGATATGGAATGTTTACAAGAGCTTCTTTTAGATGGAACATCTATAAAAGAGCTGTCCCCCTCAATTGTTCATCTAAAAGGCCTTCAgttattaaatatgagaaaatgcaAAAACCTCAGGAGTCTTCCAAATAGCATTTGCAGTTTGAGATCCCTTGAAACCCTCATTGTCTCTGGCTGTTCAAAACTCAGCAAATTGCCAGAGGACCTGGGGAGGTTGCAATTCTTGATGAAACTTCAAGCTGATGGAACTGCTATAACTCAACCACCTCTCTCACTTTTTCATTTGAGAAACCTTAAAGAGTTATCCTTTAGGCGATGTAAAGGATCAACATCTAACTCCTGGATTTCATCCCTTCTATTCAGGTTACTACATAGAGAAAATTCAGATGGGACTGGTTTGCAGTTGCCTTATTTGTCAGGTTTATACTCCTTAAAATATTTAGATCTTAGTGGCTGCAATCTAACCGATAGATCGATCAATGACAATCTTGGCCACTTACGCTTCTTGGAAGAATTAAACCTTAGCAGAAACAATTTGGTTACCGTACCTGAGGAGGTGAATAGACTTTCTCATCTAAGGGTCATTTCTGTGAATCAGTGCAAAAGCCTTCAAGAAATTTCCAAGCTCCCaccaagtataaaattattagaTGCTGGGGATTGCATATCCCTTGAGTCTTTATCAGTTCTATCTCCACAGTCGCCACAGTTCCTATCGTCTTCCTCTTGCCTTCGTCTTGTAACTTTCAAACTGCCGAATTGCTTCGCACTAGCTCAGGATAATGTGGCAACTATACTGGAGAAACTTCATCAG AACTTTCTTCCAGAAATTGAATACAGTATTGTTCTTCCTGGAAGTACAATTCCAGAGTGGTTCCAGCATCCAAGTATCGGATCCTCGGTAACAATAGAGCTGCCTCCAAATTGGCATAACAAGGACTTCTTGGGTTTTGCTCTATGCTCTGTGTTCTCACTTGAGGAGGATGAAATAATTCAAGGCCCTGGTCTGATTTGTTGTAATTTTGAATTTAGAGAGGGGCCTTATTTGACTAGTTCCATCTCTTGGACGCACAGCGGAGACAGAGTGGTTGAGACTGATCGATCACATATGGCTGGTGTATCAACCTGGTGCTAA